One region of Pagrus major chromosome 5, Pma_NU_1.0 genomic DNA includes:
- the tmem175 gene encoding endosomal/lysosomal proton channel TMEM175 — MEANDDTDIIEHHVEEEMEKRATRSHAASSSSFLESVTPSDREGHSGTQSSHRLLAYSDALISIIATVMILPVAHTKVEDNEELRESVQLLLTTKIAVYLMTFLIVTVAWAAHIRLFQVIVRIDDCLALLNLACMMLITFLPYTFSLMATFPENILGILLFCGCVMVMGVIQSVIVLYAFSRPFLLNEQIQISEHQTFYKHHILKVIMRVPLMCFIASIFSFIFFQLSYVLLAIVIFLPYISQSLKWCRSKAIGQVEETPDSMLFYTYLPNEPLSKDRVEAFSDGVYAIVATLLILDICEDNVPDPTLVQKQYGGSLIAALQDYGPEYLAYFGSFVTVGLLWFVHHSLFLHVTKATRFMGLLNTFSLAFVGGLPLAYQLTTEFSHNTRNELEAIQISCVIIFFAGIFQLAIWVAALYNEQETLHPYVRYGGREHVFMLAKLALYPCVALGTFFLTCILSKFSAPIFHLMQITVPFAFLVLRLLVRVALALLRLLFCPDRPDPRSVVDEEDEETRVPFNALVT; from the exons ATGGAGGCCAACGACGACACCGACATCATCGAGCACCACGtcgaggaggagatggagaagcgGGCCACGAGGAGCCacgcagcctcctcctcctcgttccTGGAGAGCGTCACTCCGTCCGACAGAGAGGGCCACAGCGGCACCCAGTCCTCCCACAGACTGCTGGCCTACAGCGATGCCCTCATCTCCATCATCGCCACCGTCATG ATATTACCTGTTGCCCATACGAAGGTGGAAGACAACGAG GAGTTGAGGGAGAGTGTTCAGCTTCTGCTTACAACGAAAATTGCTGTTTACTTAATGACATTCCTGATTGTGACTGTTGCATGGGCTGCTCATATCAG GTTATTTCAAGTCATTGTACGCATCGACGATTGCCTCGCACTGCTGAACCTC GCCTGCATGATGCTGATAACCTTTCTACCGTACACA TTCTCTCTGATGGCGACCTTCCCCGAGAACATCCTGGGGATTTTACTCTTCTGTGGTTGTGTGATGGTGATGGGAGTCATTCAG TCGGTGATTGTGTTGTACGCCTTCAGCCGTCCGTTCCTGCTGAACGAACAGATCCAGATCTCAGAGCACCAGACCTTTTACAAACACCACATCCTCAAAGTCATCATGCGGGTTCCCCTCATGTGCTTCATCGCCAGCATCTTTTCCTTCATCTTCTTCCAGCTG TCTTACGTGCTGTTGGCGATTGTCATTTTCCTGCCGTACATCTCCCAGTCTTTGAAGTGGTGTCGCAGCAAAGCAATAG GTCAGGTGGAGGAGACTCCAGACTCCATGTTGTTTTACACCTACCTGCCCAACGAGCCCCTCAGCAAGGACCGAGTGGAGGCTTTCAGTGACGGAGTTTATGCCATCGTAGCGACGCTCCTCATCCTGGACATTTG TGAGGACAACGTACCTGACCCGACCCTTGTGCAGAAGCAGTATGGCGGTAGCCTGATCGCAGCTCTGCAGGACTACGGCCCAGAGTACCTCGCCTACTTTGGTTCCTTCGTCACCGTCGGCCTCCTCTGGTTCGTTCAccactctctcttcctccatgtCACGAAGGCAACGCGCTTCATGGGCCTGCTGAACACCTTCTCACTGGCCTTCGTCGGAGGTTTGCCCTTAGCCTACCAGCTAACGACCGAATTCTCACACAACACTCGCAACGAACTGGAAGCCATTCAGATTAGCTGTGTGATCATTTTCTTTGCAGGTATATTTCAGCTTGCTATCTGGGTAGCCGCTCTTTATAATGAACAAGAAACTCTGCACCCTTATGTACGTTATGGCGGACGCGAGCACGTGTTTATGCTAGCTAAGCTAGCTCTGTACCCCTGCGTAGCTCTGGGGACATTTTTCCTCACATGTATTTTGAGTAAATTTAGCGCCCCAATTTTCCACCTGATGCAGATCACGGTGCCTTTTGCTTTTCTTGTGTTGAGGCTGTTGGTGCGTGTCGCGCTAGCTTTGCTGCGGCTACTTTTCTGTCCCGACAGGCCCGACCCGAGGTCAGTAGTcgatgaggaagatgaagagacAAGAGTGCCATTCAATGCTTTAGTTACCTAG